A DNA window from Agrobacterium vaccinii contains the following coding sequences:
- a CDS encoding phage tail protein, with product MVTENKTTTFEGIDMDPMLGMIYLLPFSWAPNGYSVCQGQTVQVMQYQGLYSLIGETYGGSLVNSNFMLPDLRGRVPLGAGVSPTLGTFPFASSQGETAHTLTQAQMPVHSHQASFAPVLTEQNVTIPDVPSTLNVAVDVDVYGAVGDANLPSSTNNMLSGVASTNNRMYASPKTADLVKLSNVNTKVTGDAGSPGATVKINALTGGAVTIAAAGQSESVSLMQPYLAMNFVIAMVGIYPDRP from the coding sequence ATGGTTACAGAAAATAAAACAACAACCTTTGAGGGTATTGATATGGATCCCATGCTCGGAATGATTTACTTGCTCCCGTTTTCATGGGCCCCGAACGGTTATAGCGTCTGCCAGGGGCAGACTGTCCAGGTCATGCAGTATCAGGGGCTCTATTCGCTTATTGGGGAAACTTATGGTGGTAGTCTTGTCAACAGTAATTTCATGCTGCCGGATTTGCGCGGCAGAGTGCCGCTGGGGGCGGGCGTGAGCCCTACTCTTGGAACTTTCCCCTTCGCAAGTTCCCAGGGCGAAACCGCGCATACGCTTACTCAGGCCCAAATGCCTGTTCACAGCCATCAAGCCAGCTTCGCTCCTGTCTTAACAGAGCAGAATGTAACAATTCCAGACGTTCCAAGTACTCTCAATGTTGCCGTTGATGTGGATGTTTACGGTGCTGTCGGCGATGCAAATTTACCAAGCAGCACGAACAATATGTTGTCCGGCGTTGCCAGTACAAACAACAGAATGTACGCCTCCCCCAAGACTGCCGATCTCGTGAAGTTGAGCAACGTCAACACGAAGGTCACCGGCGATGCAGGTTCACCCGGCGCTACGGTAAAAATCAACGCTCTCACAGGCGGTGCCGTGACCATAGCTGCGGCGGGCCAGAGCGAGTCGGTTTCCCTGATGCAACCGTATCTCGCCATGAACTTCGTCATCGCTATGGTCGGCATTTATCCGGATCGACCATGA
- a CDS encoding beta strand repeat-containing protein, which yields MSSISPDSGSTNGATSVSITGTNLATINSVKFGTEAATNFTVNSATSISATTPAHVSGAVDVVLSDGMNTATLSSGFTYNAATFTFSPPAGALTAGTVGTAYNATIAASGGTASYTYEVTSGELPVGLDLNSSTGVISGTPTAAESATFTITAKDANAATSPAVYTLVIGVQAPVANAVSETVAANSSANAITLNITGGAAALVAVDTQASHGTATASGTTITYTPTAGYSGTDSFTYTATNATGTSSPATVSITVSAPTSFTFSPPAGALTGGTVGTAYNVTIAASGGTASYTYEVTSGELPAGLDLNSSTGVISGTPTTAENASFTITAKDANTAQDLAAYTLVIGVQAPVANAVSKTVAANSSANAITLNITGGAAASVAVDTQASHGTATASGTAITYTPTAGYSGTDSFTYTATNATGTSSPATVSITVSAPTSFTFSPPRGALTAGTVGTAYNVTIAASGGTASYTYEVTLGELPAGLDLNSSTGVISGTPIAAENASFTITAKDANTAQDSAAYTLVIGVQAPVANAVSETVAANSSANAITLNITGGAAASVTVDTQASHGTATASGTAITYTPTAGYSGTDSFAYTATNATGTSSPATVSITVSPPTSFTFSPPRGALTAGTVGTAYNVTIAASGGTASYTYEVTLGELPAGLDLNSSTGVISGTPTAAENASFTITAKDANAATSPAVYTLVIGVQAPMANAVSETVAANSSANTITLDITGGAAALVAVDTQASHGTATASGTTITYTPTAGYSGTDSFTYTATNATGTSSPATVSITVSAPTSFTFSPPRGALTAGTVGTAYNETIAASGGTASYTYEVTSGELPAGLDLNSSTGVISGTPTVAESATFTITAKDANTAQDSAAYTLSVVIATAEDLVLSPSEGNLTDAMAGETYNQQITVSGGTAPFAFNVISGTLPDGLTLSTSGLLSGTLADNTQNDYVFEVQVRDAQNMIGKARYNLTVKEQSVQVVSQTITVEAGSSPPDTRLDKNATGGPFDSGELVSVVPSNAGRAVLTMGDYAQSGPVSPVGWYLKFTPTPGFSGPVVITFSLTSGLGSSTGTVTYNLGYNPAEVATEIDGLVRDFVRSRQSMISSAINVPGLLERRNAENANEPVTTRISPSSNGMTIGFSTSFAQIEAYRNGAGDASGQSLGGISSSPFNVWLSGAFLMHNRDDDDDRRWGSFGMLSAGADYLITDKALVGLSFHLDRMTDPTDADAKLTGNGWLVGPYSSLEIGKGVYWDTSILYGGSANDIDTAFWDGTFDTKRWMADTAIKGQWRLDEVTVLTPKLRAVYLSEQVDDYTVSNAAGDELTLDGFTSEQLRVSLGAEVARKFTLSNDTTLTPKIGLTGGFAGLDGSGAFGTVSTGISLATPDDWNLDFSLLFNVEGDGDRYGGARARMSKRF from the coding sequence ATGTCATCCATATCTCCCGACAGCGGTTCCACCAATGGTGCAACATCCGTCTCGATCACTGGCACCAATCTCGCCACCATCAATAGCGTCAAATTCGGAACGGAAGCTGCCACAAATTTCACCGTCAACAGCGCAACATCCATCAGCGCAACCACGCCAGCTCATGTGTCTGGTGCTGTCGATGTCGTTCTGTCGGATGGAATGAACACGGCGACGCTCTCAAGCGGATTCACGTATAATGCCGCAACTTTCACCTTCTCGCCACCCGCAGGAGCCCTGACAGCAGGTACTGTGGGAACAGCCTATAACGCGACCATCGCGGCCTCGGGCGGTACGGCGTCCTACACATACGAGGTCACATCAGGTGAACTTCCCGTAGGCCTCGACCTCAACTCCTCGACCGGCGTCATTTCCGGCACCCCGACAGCAGCTGAAAGCGCGACCTTCACCATTACCGCAAAGGATGCAAACGCCGCGACAAGCCCGGCGGTCTACACGCTGGTGATTGGGGTTCAAGCTCCTGTGGCTAACGCCGTTTCAGAGACGGTGGCTGCCAACTCGTCGGCCAATGCCATCACCCTCAACATAACAGGTGGCGCAGCCGCTTTGGTCGCCGTCGATACGCAAGCCAGCCACGGCACGGCAACGGCATCCGGCACTACCATCACCTACACGCCGACGGCAGGCTATTCCGGCACTGACAGCTTCACCTACACGGCGACGAATGCGACGGGCACGTCGTCACCGGCGACCGTCTCCATCACCGTGTCCGCCCCGACCTCGTTCACCTTCTCGCCACCGGCAGGAGCTCTGACCGGAGGCACGGTAGGCACAGCCTATAACGTGACCATCGCGGCATCGGGCGGTACAGCGTCTTACACATACGAGGTCACATCAGGTGAACTTCCCGCAGGCCTCGACCTCAACTCCTCAACTGGCGTCATTTCCGGCACCCCGACCACAGCTGAAAACGCGAGCTTCACCATCACCGCAAAGGATGCAAACACTGCACAAGACTTGGCGGCCTATACGCTGGTGATTGGGGTTCAAGCTCCTGTGGCGAACGCCGTCTCGAAAACAGTGGCTGCCAACTCGTCGGCCAATGCCATCACTCTCAACATAACAGGTGGCGCAGCCGCTTCGGTCGCCGTTGATACGCAAGCCAGCCATGGCACGGCAACGGCATCCGGCACCGCCATCACCTACACGCCGACGGCAGGCTATTCCGGCACTGACAGCTTTACCTACACGGCGACGAATGCGACGGGCACGTCGTCACCGGCGACCGTCTCCATCACCGTGTCGGCCCCGACCTCGTTCACCTTCTCTCCACCCCGGGGCGCCCTGACAGCAGGCACTGTGGGCACAGCCTATAACGTGACCATCGCGGCATCTGGCGGTACAGCGTCCTACACATACGAGGTCACATTAGGTGAGCTACCAGCAGGCCTCGACCTCAACTCCTCGACCGGCGTCATTTCCGGCACCCCGATAGCGGCTGAAAACGCGAGCTTCACCATCACCGCAAAGGATGCAAACACTGCACAAGACTCGGCGGCCTATACGCTGGTGATTGGGGTTCAAGCTCCTGTGGCTAACGCCGTTTCAGAGACGGTGGCTGCCAACTCATCGGCCAACGCCATCACCCTCAACATAACAGGTGGCGCAGCCGCATCGGTTACCGTCGATACGCAAGCCAGCCACGGCACGGCAACGGCATCCGGCACCGCCATCACCTACACGCCGACGGCAGGCTATTCCGGCACTGACAGCTTTGCCTACACGGCGACGAATGCGACGGGCACGTCGTCACCGGCGACCGTCTCGATCACAGTATCTCCTCCGACCTCCTTTACCTTCTCTCCACCCCGGGGCGCCCTGACAGCAGGCACTGTGGGCACGGCCTATAACGTGACCATCGCGGCCTCGGGCGGTACGGCGTCCTACACATACGAGGTCACATTAGGTGAGCTACCAGCAGGCCTCGATCTCAACTCCTCGACCGGCGTCATTTCCGGCACCCCGACAGCAGCTGAAAACGCGAGCTTCACCATCACCGCAAAGGATGCAAACGCCGCGACAAGCCCGGCGGTCTACACGCTGGTGATTGGGGTTCAAGCTCCTATGGCAAACGCCGTTTCAGAGACGGTGGCGGCCAACTCGTCCGCCAATACCATCACCCTCGACATAACAGGTGGTGCTGCCGCTTTGGTCGCCGTTGATACGCAAGCCAGCCACGGCACGGCAACGGCATCCGGCACTACCATCACCTACACGCCGACGGCAGGCTATTCCGGTACTGACAGCTTCACCTACACAGCGACGAATGCGACGGGCACGTCGTCACCGGCGACCGTCTCCATCACCGTGTCGGCCCCGACCTCGTTCACCTTCTCTCCACCCCGGGGCGCCCTGACAGCAGGCACTGTGGGCACGGCCTATAACGAGACAATCGCGGCATCTGGCGGTACAGCGTCCTACACATACGAGGTCACATCAGGTGAACTTCCCGCAGGCCTCGACCTCAACTCCTCAACCGGCGTCATATCCGGCACCCCGACAGTGGCTGAAAGCGCGACCTTCACCATTACCGCAAAGGATGCAAACACTGCACAAGACTCTGCGGCCTATACGCTGAGCGTCGTCATCGCTACGGCAGAAGATCTCGTTCTGTCTCCCTCTGAAGGTAATCTGACGGATGCGATGGCTGGAGAAACATACAATCAACAGATCACGGTCTCAGGCGGAACCGCCCCTTTCGCCTTCAATGTCATTTCGGGCACCTTGCCGGATGGGCTCACATTGAGCACATCCGGCTTATTGTCCGGTACATTGGCTGACAACACGCAGAACGACTATGTTTTCGAGGTCCAGGTCAGGGACGCGCAAAACATGATCGGAAAAGCTCGATACAATCTGACGGTAAAGGAGCAATCCGTTCAGGTTGTAAGCCAGACGATCACTGTCGAGGCGGGTTCCTCTCCCCCAGATACGCGTCTCGACAAGAATGCGACCGGCGGTCCCTTCGATAGTGGAGAGCTTGTTTCCGTCGTGCCGTCGAATGCGGGCAGGGCTGTTCTCACCATGGGTGACTATGCACAATCCGGTCCGGTTTCTCCGGTTGGCTGGTATCTGAAGTTTACTCCGACGCCGGGCTTTTCCGGGCCTGTCGTGATCACCTTCAGCCTCACGAGCGGCCTTGGCAGCAGCACGGGAACCGTGACCTATAACCTTGGTTACAATCCAGCCGAGGTCGCAACCGAGATCGATGGCCTCGTCAGGGATTTTGTGAGATCGCGACAAAGCATGATCTCATCAGCCATCAACGTGCCGGGTCTTCTGGAAAGACGGAACGCAGAGAACGCGAACGAGCCGGTGACGACGAGGATATCTCCCTCTTCCAATGGTATGACAATCGGCTTTTCAACCAGCTTTGCCCAAATTGAGGCCTATCGAAACGGTGCTGGCGATGCTTCCGGGCAATCCCTCGGCGGAATATCGTCGTCGCCATTCAATGTCTGGCTGAGCGGTGCATTTCTGATGCACAATCGCGATGATGACGACGATCGCAGGTGGGGTAGTTTTGGCATGCTCTCGGCGGGCGCTGATTACCTGATCACCGACAAGGCACTCGTCGGTCTATCGTTCCACCTGGATAGAATGACCGATCCGACCGATGCGGATGCAAAACTTACGGGCAATGGCTGGCTGGTAGGGCCCTATAGCTCACTGGAGATTGGCAAGGGCGTGTATTGGGATACCAGTATTCTCTACGGCGGTTCGGCCAACGACATCGACACCGCCTTCTGGGACGGGACCTTCGACACCAAGCGCTGGATGGCTGATACGGCGATCAAGGGGCAATGGCGTTTGGATGAGGTAACTGTGCTGACGCCCAAGTTACGCGCTGTCTATCTCTCCGAACAAGTCGACGATTACACTGTGTCCAATGCCGCAGGCGATGAGTTGACCCTCGATGGCTTCACTTCCGAGCAACTGCGAGTGAGCCTTGGCGCCGAAGTGGCGCGAAAGTTCACGCTGAGCAATGATACCACGCTGACCCCGAAGATTGGCCTCACAGGCGGGTTCGCTGGCCTTGACGGGTCCGGTGCTTTTGGCACGGTGTCGACGGGAATATCATTGGCAACTCCCGACGATTGGAACCTCGATTTTAGCCTGCTTTTCAATGTGGAAGGCGATGGCGACAGATATGGAGGGGCACGCGCAAGGATGAGTAAGCGATTCTGA
- the rpsU gene encoding 30S ribosomal protein S21 codes for MQVLVRDNNVDQALRVLKKRLQQEGVFREMRLRESYEKPSVKRAREKAEGIRRVRKLAQKKLNRELGIVAPKKQRPAPQAKPASTT; via the coding sequence TTGCAAGTCCTCGTCCGTGATAACAATGTCGATCAGGCGCTACGCGTACTGAAGAAGCGCCTTCAACAGGAAGGCGTGTTCCGTGAAATGCGTCTCCGTGAAAGCTATGAGAAGCCATCAGTCAAGCGCGCCCGCGAAAAGGCTGAAGGCATCCGCAGAGTCCGTAAACTCGCTCAGAAGAAGCTGAACCGCGAGCTGGGCATCGTAGCACCGAAGAAGCAGCGGCCTGCTCCACAGGCCAAGCCTGCTTCTACGACCTAA
- a CDS encoding GNAT family N-acetyltransferase: MAALNGSFPLPGNLALRFVQAQDQPFLLQLLIEARPWLSWVDGKPDFLRMLHKQQFDTLREGLGNAYPEHMDMVIEDNCNRVGRLVVSLGYSNWRLSELQVMTAARGKGIGTKVVRGLQAAAENMDIPITLSTPMFGTSARHIYERLGFQLTGTEPPHYHMRWLPRPQVVSKMQQ, from the coding sequence ATGGCAGCACTGAACGGCTCATTTCCGTTGCCCGGCAATCTGGCTTTGCGGTTTGTCCAGGCTCAGGATCAGCCATTTCTGTTGCAATTGCTTATCGAGGCCAGGCCGTGGCTGTCCTGGGTTGATGGCAAGCCGGATTTTTTACGCATGTTGCACAAGCAACAATTCGATACTCTGCGCGAAGGGCTGGGCAACGCCTACCCTGAGCATATGGACATGGTTATTGAAGATAATTGCAACCGCGTTGGAAGACTTGTCGTTTCGCTGGGCTACAGCAACTGGCGCCTGTCGGAGTTGCAAGTCATGACCGCAGCCCGAGGTAAAGGCATTGGGACCAAAGTGGTGCGAGGGCTTCAGGCCGCCGCTGAAAATATGGACATTCCGATCACTCTTTCCACGCCCATGTTTGGCACAAGCGCCAGACACATCTACGAACGCCTTGGCTTTCAGCTAACAGGCACTGAACCTCCACACTACCACATGCGATGGTTACCCCGCCCACAGGTTGTATCGAAGATGCAACAGTAG
- a CDS encoding Gfo/Idh/MocA family protein — MAIEGKTTDKASKRIRLGMVGGGAGAFIGGVHRMAARLDNRFELVAGALSSTPEKSKASGLELGLDEDRCYGSFEEMAEKEAGREDGIEAVAIVTPNHVHYPAAKAFLERGIHVICDKPLTSNLDDAKKLKAVADTSDALFVLTHNYTGYPMVRHARELVESGALGDIRLVQMEYPQDWLAEPVEQTGAKQAVWRTDPAQSGAGGSTGDIGTHAYNLGCFISGLETEELAADVHTFVEGRRLDDNAHVMLRFKASDGKAPAKGLLWCSQVAVGNENGLKVRIYGSKAGIEWTQADPNYLWFTKLGEPKQLITRGGAGAGASAARVSRIPSGHPEGYLEAFATIYTEAANAIDARRNGTALDKAVTYPTIDDGVKGVAFVEACIASSKQNGGWVKL; from the coding sequence ATGGCTATTGAAGGAAAGACGACCGACAAGGCGAGCAAACGCATTCGCCTTGGCATGGTGGGTGGCGGCGCAGGCGCCTTCATCGGCGGCGTGCACCGCATGGCGGCACGGCTGGACAACCGCTTTGAGTTGGTGGCAGGCGCTTTGTCATCCACCCCTGAAAAATCCAAGGCATCCGGTCTGGAACTGGGACTGGACGAGGACCGCTGCTACGGCTCCTTCGAGGAGATGGCCGAAAAGGAAGCAGGCCGCGAAGATGGCATCGAGGCCGTCGCCATCGTCACGCCAAACCATGTGCACTACCCGGCAGCAAAGGCGTTTCTGGAACGCGGCATCCATGTCATCTGCGACAAGCCGCTGACCTCCAATCTGGACGATGCGAAAAAGCTGAAAGCGGTGGCGGACACGTCCGATGCGCTGTTCGTGCTGACGCATAATTACACAGGCTATCCGATGGTGCGCCATGCGCGGGAACTGGTGGAAAGCGGCGCGCTGGGTGACATCAGGCTGGTGCAGATGGAATATCCGCAGGACTGGCTGGCGGAACCCGTTGAACAGACGGGTGCCAAGCAGGCGGTGTGGCGCACCGACCCGGCGCAATCCGGCGCAGGCGGCTCCACCGGCGATATCGGCACCCACGCTTACAATCTCGGCTGCTTCATCTCCGGCCTCGAAACCGAAGAACTCGCCGCAGACGTCCACACCTTCGTGGAAGGGCGTCGTCTTGATGATAACGCCCACGTCATGCTGCGCTTCAAGGCCAGCGATGGCAAAGCGCCTGCCAAGGGCTTGTTGTGGTGCAGCCAGGTTGCCGTAGGCAATGAAAACGGTCTAAAGGTCCGCATCTATGGCAGCAAGGCTGGCATCGAATGGACGCAGGCCGATCCGAACTACCTGTGGTTCACCAAACTTGGCGAGCCCAAGCAGCTGATCACCCGCGGTGGAGCAGGTGCCGGTGCATCTGCCGCCCGCGTCAGCCGCATCCCCTCCGGCCACCCGGAAGGCTACCTCGAAGCCTTTGCGACAATCTACACCGAAGCCGCAAACGCCATCGATGCACGGCGTAACGGCACGGCGCTGGACAAGGCGGTCACCTACCCCACCATCGACGACGGCGTCAAAGGCGTCGCCTTCGTAGAGGCCTGCATCGCCTCGTCAAAGCAGAATGGCGGCTGGGTGAAGCTGTAA
- a CDS encoding permease, whose protein sequence is MKLLKSLEELLYELVTWLLFYPLTMWRSVVRPLSMMRYADTELADRLEDQYDDTLSPPLFLLITLLLSQGISSAFPSAYDTAAAAKELGSGSNLLIARGVVFGIFPLCMSVTALRQRSARITRNSLRPPFFSQCYVAAPFAFVVGLGFDFMFMPHAQGMMIGAMTLTIAIAWYAQAQIRWFIRDMHMGAVRATGAFILAFITASVVALMLAITIGVEAKTMAAG, encoded by the coding sequence ATGAAACTTCTGAAGTCGCTTGAAGAGCTGCTTTACGAGCTGGTCACATGGCTGCTGTTTTACCCGCTCACCATGTGGCGATCTGTCGTCAGGCCGCTGAGCATGATGCGCTATGCTGATACGGAGCTCGCCGACCGGCTTGAAGATCAGTACGACGATACCTTGAGCCCTCCCCTGTTTCTGCTGATCACACTGCTCCTGTCACAGGGCATCTCATCCGCTTTTCCCTCTGCCTATGATACAGCCGCTGCCGCCAAGGAACTGGGGTCTGGTTCCAACCTGCTCATCGCCCGCGGCGTGGTGTTCGGGATTTTTCCGCTTTGCATGTCTGTTACCGCGCTGCGACAGCGGTCGGCGAGAATCACCCGGAATTCACTGCGGCCACCCTTTTTCAGTCAGTGTTATGTCGCGGCACCCTTTGCATTTGTCGTGGGCCTGGGATTTGACTTCATGTTCATGCCCCACGCACAGGGGATGATGATTGGTGCGATGACGCTGACGATTGCCATAGCGTGGTACGCGCAGGCGCAGATACGATGGTTTATCAGGGATATGCACATGGGCGCGGTCAGGGCGACGGGCGCTTTCATTCTGGCGTTCATCACCGCAAGTGTCGTCGCGCTGATGCTGGCAATTACGATTGGTGTGGAGGCAAAGACGATGGCAGCCGGCTGA
- a CDS encoding sugar phosphate isomerase/epimerase family protein → MKTIKGPGLFLGQFAGDAAPFNTWDGITKWAADKGYLGVQVPTWAGQLIDLKKAAESKDYCDEFAGVARSNGVEVTELSTHLQGQLVAVHPAYDEAFDGFAAPEVRGNPKARQEWAVEQVKLALKASRNLGIDAHATFSGALAWPFIYPWPQRPAGLVEAAFDELAKRWTPILDYADEQGVDVCYEIHPGEDLHDGVTFEMFLERVKNHKRANMLYDPSHYVLQCLDYLDNIDIYKDRIKMFHVKDAEFNPTGRQGVYGGYQGWVNRAGRFRSLGDGQVDFGAVFSKMAANDFDGWAVVEWECALKHPEDGAAEGSEFVKAHIIRVTEKAFDDFASSGTDDAANRRMLGL, encoded by the coding sequence ATGAAGACGATCAAGGGGCCGGGGCTTTTCCTCGGTCAGTTTGCGGGCGATGCTGCGCCGTTCAACACGTGGGACGGCATCACCAAATGGGCGGCTGATAAAGGGTATCTCGGTGTGCAGGTGCCCACATGGGCCGGACAGTTGATCGACCTGAAAAAAGCAGCCGAATCCAAGGACTACTGCGACGAGTTCGCCGGTGTGGCCCGGAGTAACGGCGTCGAGGTGACGGAGCTTTCCACTCACTTGCAAGGCCAGCTAGTGGCCGTGCATCCTGCTTACGATGAAGCCTTTGATGGTTTTGCAGCACCCGAAGTGCGCGGCAACCCCAAGGCGCGTCAGGAATGGGCCGTCGAGCAGGTCAAGCTGGCGCTGAAGGCATCGCGCAATCTCGGCATCGATGCCCATGCCACCTTCTCAGGTGCGCTGGCATGGCCCTTTATCTACCCATGGCCGCAGCGCCCTGCCGGTCTGGTGGAAGCCGCTTTCGATGAACTGGCCAAGCGCTGGACGCCGATCCTCGATTATGCCGATGAGCAGGGTGTCGACGTCTGCTACGAAATTCACCCCGGCGAAGACCTGCATGACGGCGTGACCTTCGAGATGTTCCTGGAGCGGGTGAAGAACCACAAACGCGCCAATATGCTCTACGATCCCTCGCATTACGTGCTGCAATGCCTTGATTATCTCGACAATATCGACATCTACAAAGACCGTATCAAGATGTTCCACGTCAAGGATGCGGAGTTCAACCCCACCGGTCGTCAGGGTGTTTATGGCGGCTATCAGGGCTGGGTCAACCGCGCTGGTCGCTTCCGGTCTCTGGGCGACGGGCAGGTGGATTTCGGCGCCGTGTTCTCGAAAATGGCCGCCAATGATTTTGATGGCTGGGCCGTGGTGGAGTGGGAATGCGCGCTGAAGCACCCGGAGGACGGCGCGGCTGAGGGCTCTGAATTCGTCAAGGCGCATATCATTCGCGTGACCGAAAAGGCCTTCGACGACTTCGCTTCAAGCGGCACGGACGATGCCGCCAACCGCCGCATGCTGGGCCTATAA
- a CDS encoding DUF6916 family protein → MTLDIATIRASLLQPYVGELFQMVHSTDLAIPVQLKRCSEFPEGKMQGTPRTPFSLEFEAKDETVPPFQWGDFSFFHPDVPAIGPVYVSRILNPTAPTRALFQVVFG, encoded by the coding sequence ATGACGCTGGACATTGCAACGATAAGGGCTTCATTGCTTCAACCCTATGTCGGGGAACTGTTCCAGATGGTGCATTCCACCGATCTCGCCATCCCCGTGCAGTTGAAACGATGCAGTGAATTTCCCGAAGGAAAGATGCAGGGTACACCTCGAACGCCATTTTCACTGGAGTTCGAGGCTAAAGATGAAACTGTGCCGCCATTTCAATGGGGGGACTTCTCGTTTTTTCATCCCGATGTTCCCGCCATTGGACCGGTTTACGTTTCGCGTATCCTGAACCCTACAGCCCCGACCAGGGCTCTGTTTCAAGTTGTATTTGGCTAA
- a CDS encoding energy transducer TonB, with amino-acid sequence MRCSVVGSYTTADRIEMKLSRVGLVMMLALALPFTADISATSAEAPSAPLPQNATEWNRYVSTRLRRASIPIANAARKRGIVGDYALKIDFTIKSNGSVSDVRLMEGSGDDALDAAALEIPAKAVPFLPFTKDMPQTPRRISAPLVFKLVPEPPKPPAP; translated from the coding sequence ATGCGATGTAGTGTGGTGGGATCGTATACAACTGCTGATAGGATCGAGATGAAGCTGTCTAGAGTCGGTTTAGTTATGATGCTGGCGCTCGCCTTACCATTTACTGCAGATATTTCAGCGACTTCCGCGGAAGCGCCGTCCGCACCGCTGCCGCAAAACGCGACTGAGTGGAACAGATATGTGAGTACGCGACTGAGACGCGCTTCGATTCCAATCGCGAATGCAGCTCGCAAGCGCGGAATTGTGGGGGACTACGCCTTAAAAATTGACTTTACCATCAAGTCCAACGGGTCGGTCTCCGATGTGCGTCTTATGGAGGGGTCCGGGGATGACGCCCTTGACGCGGCTGCATTGGAGATTCCCGCCAAGGCCGTACCCTTTCTTCCCTTCACCAAGGACATGCCGCAAACGCCGAGGCGTATCAGTGCGCCCCTGGTTTTCAAGCTGGTTCCGGAGCCCCCGAAGCCACCAGCACCCTAG
- a CDS encoding NAD(P)-dependent alcohol dehydrogenase yields the protein MQSQVKPGEERALVLEEIGKLSLRPFPLEEQVGPHDVRIAIHTVGICGSDVHYYTHGAIGNFVVREPMILGHEASGTVTEIGSAVTNLSVGDRVCMEPGIPDPISRASRIGHYNLDPAVRFWATPPIHGVLRASVVHPAAYTFKLPDNVSFAAGAMVEPLAVGVQAATQAKVKPGDIAVVIGTGPIGLVTVLAALAAGCARVIVSDVDPVKLDMARGLGPVETVNVREHDLAEQVLKSTGGWGADVIFECSGAEAAITRVFEPLRPAGMVVFVGMPTKLVAYDVVAAQIREARVEHVFRYANVFGRCVDMLASGAIDVSALITRTFDFEDSIKAFDLAASAPAGEVKMQIIMPGG from the coding sequence ATGCAATCACAGGTGAAACCCGGCGAAGAACGCGCACTCGTTCTGGAGGAAATCGGCAAGCTTTCGCTGCGTCCGTTTCCGCTGGAAGAGCAGGTTGGGCCGCATGATGTGCGCATTGCCATCCATACCGTCGGTATCTGCGGCAGCGACGTGCACTATTATACCCACGGTGCCATCGGCAATTTCGTGGTGCGCGAGCCGATGATTCTGGGACATGAGGCCTCTGGTACCGTAACCGAGATTGGCTCCGCCGTAACCAACCTGTCGGTGGGGGACCGCGTGTGCATGGAGCCGGGCATTCCCGACCCGATCAGCCGCGCAAGCCGCATCGGCCATTACAATCTCGATCCTGCGGTGCGCTTCTGGGCAACGCCGCCCATCCACGGCGTGTTGCGCGCATCGGTCGTTCACCCGGCTGCCTATACGTTCAAACTGCCCGACAATGTCTCCTTTGCAGCGGGCGCGATGGTGGAGCCGCTGGCAGTCGGCGTACAGGCGGCTACTCAGGCCAAGGTCAAGCCGGGTGATATCGCCGTCGTCATCGGTACCGGTCCCATCGGTCTCGTTACCGTGTTGGCCGCCCTTGCTGCCGGTTGTGCACGCGTGATCGTGTCGGATGTCGATCCGGTGAAGCTGGATATGGCCCGTGGTCTAGGCCCGGTCGAAACCGTCAATGTCCGCGAGCATGATCTTGCCGAACAGGTGCTGAAATCCACCGGCGGCTGGGGTGCGGATGTCATTTTCGAATGCTCCGGTGCGGAAGCGGCCATTACCCGCGTGTTCGAGCCGCTGCGACCTGCCGGGATGGTGGTGTTCGTCGGCATGCCGACCAAGCTTGTGGCCTATGACGTGGTGGCAGCGCAAATTCGTGAAGCGCGGGTCGAGCATGTTTTCCGTTACGCCAACGTCTTTGGCCGCTGCGTCGATATGCTCGCATCCGGTGCCATCGACGTCTCCGCACTCATCACCCGCACCTTCGATTTCGAAGACAGCATCAAGGCCTTCGATCTCGCCGCATCTGCTCCCGCGGGCGAAGTGAAGATGCAAATTATCATGCCTGGCGGTTGA